The Erigeron canadensis isolate Cc75 chromosome 4, C_canadensis_v1, whole genome shotgun sequence genome window below encodes:
- the LOC122597750 gene encoding F-box/FBD/LRR-repeat protein At1g13570-like, which produces MEPIHGHIKHHRRILASEDDVISSMPENVVTNILDRLPIQDAVRTSILSRTWRFKWTMLTQLVFDTKKYYDERNISRLLLQLKGPITKFVLCIPDDKVLDVMDIYHWVMFLSGKGIQEFTLINEHETLVRLPTHLFSCMELKHLKLVNCSISLAPTFSGFPHLLTLDLFRVTFESGNCGQLITQCPLLENLKVGYHHDLSGNVKLVEIAKLKNLRVLSLPLCKLDCTEITHSIIHQIGSYFPRLQELSLDLRNCKFPQEWHDRKLLLLNVFPSLKTLKFSEINVGNLTEVLSAYKMICGSPNLRTLYMTVASTQASLPYVFRSTDSNQKTYRGLQLRDVVFRSCRGSLREVSLIKYLLDCTPLLKKMVIHSDSSMMSDEKLVFATTLLKLSRASRTAKVDLL; this is translated from the exons ATGGAACCAATTCATGGACACATAAAGCATCATCGAAGAATATTGGCATCAGAAGATGATGTTATTAGTAGCATGCCAGAGAATGTGGTAACTAATATTCTCGATCGTTTGCCTATCCAAGATGCAGTGAGGACTAGTATCTTGTCAAGAACCTGGCGATTCAAATGGACTATGCTCACCCAACTCGTATTTGATACTAAGAAGTATTATGATGAGAGAAATATAAGCAGACTTCTCCTTCAACTTAAAGGTCCCATAACAAAGTTTGTCCTCTGTATACCAGATGACAAGGTATTGGATGTTATGGATATTTATCATTGGGTTATGTTCTTGTCCGGAAAAGGAATTCAGGAGTTTACTCTTATAAATGAGCATGAAACACTGGTTAGGCTGCCTACCCATCTTTTCTCTTGTATGGAATTGAAACATTTGAAGCTTGTTAACTGCTCTATTAGTCTAGCCCCAACTTTTTCTGGTTTCCCACATCTCTTGACCTTAGACTTGTTTCGGGTAACTTTTGAAAGCGGTAATTGTGGACAACTTATCACTCAGTGCCCACTACTAGAAAATCTGAAAGTTGGTTATCATCATGATCTTTCTGGAAATGTCAAATTAGTTGAGAttgcaaaactaaaaaatctaaGAGTGCTGTCTCTGCCATTGTGTAAGCTTGATTGTACGGAGATCACACATTCTATAATCCATCAGATTGGTAGCTATTTTCCAAGACTTCAAGAGCTCAGTTTGGATTTACGAAATTGCAAG TTCCCACAAGAATGGCATGACAGGAAGTTATTGCTCCTTAACGTCTTTCCCAGCCTCAAGACTCTTAAATTTTCAGAAATAAATGTTGGTAATCTTACTGAGGTTTTAAGTGCTTATAAAATGATCTGTGGCTCCCCAAATCTGCGGACCCTATATATGACA GTTGCTAGCACACAAGCTTCCCTACCATATGTCTTTCGCTCTACTGATTCAAACCAGAAGACATATAGGGGACTGCAGCTTCGAGATGTGGTGTTTAGATCTTGTAGAGGTTCTCTCCGTGAAGTATCTTTGATAAAGTATTTACTTGATTGTACCCCTTTGCTAAAGAAGATGGTTATCCATTCAGACTCATCTATGATGTCAGATGAAAAGTTGGTGTTTGCTACAACATTGTTGAAGCTTAGTCGAGCCTCCCGCACAGCCAAAGTGGACCTCCTCTAG
- the LOC122597329 gene encoding F-box/FBD/LRR-repeat protein At1g13570-like, which produces MEPFHGHIKHHQYISASEVDVISKMPENVVTHILDRLSIQDAVGTSILSKSWRFKWTMLTQLVFDTKKYYDERNLSRLLLQLKGPIKKFVLHIPNYKVLDVKDINHWIMFLSGKGIQEFTLINYHQTPLKLHTHLFSCLDLKHLNLHNCCLSLTPTFSGFPNLLTLDLFRVTFESGSCCQLIIQCPLLENLKVSYHNYLSGNLKLVEIAKLKNLRVLSLPLCKLDYMVITVPIILQFGIHFPRLQELSLDFQNCKCSGELDGNYKMIRNTFPSLKTLTISQINFSGFAEVACAMGIISTSPNLRTLNMTAAYTQAFLPYVFCSTDSAQSILGQLQLQDVVFRSCKGSRIEVVMIKFLLAGSPLLKKMVIHSDSSLSSDEKLVFATTLLKLSRASHTAKVDFL; this is translated from the exons ATGGAACCATTTCATGGACACATAAAgcatcatcaatatatatcagCATCAGAAGTTGACGTTATTAGCAAGATGCCAGAGAATGTGGTAACTCATATTCTGGATCGTTTGTCTATCCAAGATGCGGTAGGTACTAGTATCTTGTCAAAATCCTGGAGGTTTAAGTGGACTATGCTCACTCAACTCGTATTTGATACTAAGAAGTATTATGATGAGAGGAATTTAAGCAGACTTCTCCTTCAACTTAAAGGTCCCATCAAAAAGTTTGTCCTCCATATACCAAATTACAAAGTATTGGATGTGAAGGATATAAATCATTGGATTATGTTCTTGTCTGGAAAAGGAATTCAGGAGTTCACTCTTATAAATTACCATCAAACACCACTTAAGTTGCATACCCATCTTTTCTCTTGCCTAGACTTGAAACATTTGAACCTTCATAACTGTTGTTTAAGTCTTACCCCAACTTTTAGTGGTTTTCCGAATCTATTGACCTTAGACTTGTTTCGGGTAACTTTTGAAAGCGGTAGTTGTTGCCAACTTATCATTCAGTGTCCGCTACTAGAAAATCTGAAAGTTAGTTATCATAATTATCTTTCTGGAAATCTCAAATTAGTTGAGAttgcaaaactaaaaaatcttAGAGTGCTGTCTTTGCCATTGTGTAAGCTTGACTATATGGTGATCACAGTTCCTATAATCCTTCAGTTTGGTATCCATTTTCCAAGACTTCAAGAGCTCAGTTTGGATTTTCAAAATTGCAAG TGCTCAGGAGAATTGGATGGTAACTACAAAATGATCCGTAACACCTTTCCCAGCCTCAAGACTCTTACAATATCACAAATTAATTTTAGTGGTTTTGCTGAGGTGGCATGTGCTATGGGAATCATTTCGACGTCCCCAAATCTGCGGACCCTAAATATGACA GCTGCATATACACAAGCTTTTCTGCCATACGTCTTTTGCTCTACTGATTCAGCCCAGAGCATATTGGGACAACTGCAGCTTCAAGATGTGGTGTTTAGATCTTGTAAAGGTTCACGAATTGAAGTAGTTATGATAAAGTTTTTACTTGCTGGTTCCCCTTTGCTAAAGAAGATGGTTATCCATTCAGACTCATCTCTGTCGTCAGATGAAAAGTTGGTGTTTGCTACAACATTGTTGAAGCTTAGTCGAGCCTCCCACACAGCCAAAGTGGACTTCCTCTAG
- the LOC122597330 gene encoding uncharacterized protein LOC122597330 has translation MNNNNMYAMVIFLLVISNTISLVLCSSSNNDEVISMVVEEKTPYMQPSGIMDQNPVQLGRFSLKDGRLVTLSRHVNGKENSCVPPDDPCGALDWCCEGLTCDGYFDGRCKRDADCLPAKSGCGGLTEPCCYPYRCNALKYGQCV, from the exons ATGAATAACAATAATATGTATGCAATGGTGATTTTTCTACTTGTTATATCAAATACGATCAGTTTGGTATTGTGTTCTTCTTCCAACAATGATGAGGTGATTTCCATGGTCGTGGAAGAAAAAACACCTTACATGCAGCCATCAGGGATTATG GATCAGAATCCGGTTCAACTTGGACGATTCAGTTTAAAAGATGGGAGGTTAGTGACACTATCGCGGCATGTGAACGGAAAAGAGAATAGCTGCGTTCCTCCTGACGATCCGTGTGGCGCGCTTGATTGGTGCTGTGAAGGCCTTACATGTGACGGGTACTTTGACGGAAGGTGCAAACGCGACGCAGATTGCCTTCCTGCCAAATCTGGGTGTGGCGGACTCACCGAACCATGTTGTTATCCCTATAGGTGCAATGCACTCAAGTATGGACAATGTGTGTAG